The stretch of DNA TGCTGTCCACCGGCGCGGGCATCTTTCTATGTCTGCTCTAGGTTCCCGGAAAGATCAGGGTCACCATCTGTACCCCTTTAGCAGGAATCCGGCTCTCTtgttgttatattttatgcaGCACTTCGCGCAGATATTAACCGATTTttaataatgcaaaaaaaCTGCCCAAAGTGTTGTAGCAGCCAGCTAGAACTGTCTTACTGACAGGTTatcatcgatagtatcgatgtTTTGGTCTATCGTGAGAGTAAGGCGCGCACTTTGAAAACCCGCAAACACCATCGTCACTCACAACAGCGTTCGTCATTCATATTTACTTTTGACAAAGGAATGCTTTTGGCATTGCAAATTAGTCAGGCACGTGAAAACAATGTTTATTTTCAGCCTAAATTGTACGTGATTTGTAAGTGCCTTTAACATCACAAACAAAAGGTTTgctgtttatttttagaaccacttaaaaacaatatacaaatattagaTATGAGCAACTGatgaaattgtaaaaaaaaatatttttagtgtaTCTTTATACAAATATCATATCagttaattctttctttttttaagttttcttacatttgtatagcaaagttgaaacttttcgtttttatatttaaaacatgaAGATTTTAAAACTCACCTAAATTGCTTACGCCTCTCGCTCAAATCCAGGACTCTTCTCAGCGGTTTGGGTGAGTTCCCCGGCGATGTTCCTGTGGCTCCATCGTTCTCCTCCTCCAAGGAACTGGACACCGAACTATTTGCCACCATTTGGCGGGCCAATTGCAAATCCTCCTCACGCATCTTTGTAAGATAAAGCTTAGATTCGACGAGAACCTCGTTGTTCCGGTGGCGAGATACAACTAAATGCCTTTTCGAGCTTCgttttccaaaatatatacaatgcATGCGCATATGTAATACCTGGCTGCTGTGCCCGCCCCACTCGTACTCGTACTTTGAATTCATTAAGAGCCTCCCGATATTTACATTTCCAGAGCAACTTTTTCGAGCGGTCCATATTTTGACGGCCCCGGGGCGTGGTCGATCGGGCTGAGACCGATTTATAAGCTATGCGTGGATTAATAGCCGGCGGCGCGttcttaataatatatgtCCGAAGGTAGCGCCAAGAAAATAGGCCCATTTTTGCATTAACACCGATGCTTGGATTTTTAAGTGGACCTGCGAATTTGTTTGATTCACtggttttcatttaaatattccgTTTGTCCATtttatataagaaatattttgctattttaaaattcaatttatgacCAAGGTTAAATCTTTTGGGGCAGTTTTACTCCATCTCCATCAGTAGGAATCCAACACTTTACCGTCGCTATTCTCAGTACACTTGTGACTTCCGGGTTATTCATTTGCACTTCTTCTGTTGCTTTTGCGTCTAAAAATTTGCAAGGTCCggatttaaaatgtattaaatagtaaaaacaggaaaatatagAGAAAAGagttaaattgtaaatatttggtTACTGCGagagatttgaaattttacacGTAGCtgatacaatttaaaaattttagtaaaattgtattatttcgttaattacacttaatttttaaatttaccttgaTGGATATTATATACTTGAATTCGTTACGAaatcccaagttaaactgcgttttccaaaaagttccctgACGCCAGGATACTTAGCagaaggacctcaaagttcaaaaaaCGCTGAAATTGGGGTATATCAGttaaacggattcatggtttgtattgctgttaaaattttttaaaagggacACTCTTTATTTTTCGAACTccaaactcaaaataaatattagagGTTTTTAAAGGAGAAATAATTGAATTGCGACATAACCATAAACAAAGGAAAAGTGCTCTTTAAGGACTTTTACCAATTGCCCAAAATTATACTCTATAATATAAATGACAAATAAACAGAACTTTCTAATGTTTTACACCCGTATTTTATCTATTTTATGGAGAATACTTTTTGGCAAATTAGTAAAAGTCCTTAAAGAGTAATTATCTTTTGTTTatgatacattttttatgtaacaaagtgttattattttacttgTTTCTTATCTGTACTAGTTTTTGACATTGAAATGCTGTAAATTCGCTGTTAATCACTCTGTTAAAAATTATCGATGACAGTATCGATAGCATCGAACAAGCATCGATTGTGGTTCCATCTCTACAGCCGACGATTTTACGTCAAAAAcgaattaagtttatttaacGTGTAAacgtataaataaaaaagcgaaCCACAATGGCAGCGAAGGCGGCACTTCCCCTGCAGATGTTTGGCCGGCGTCTCGTCCAGCTGAGGTCATCGGTCACGGCCCAGAACCTGAGGTAAATCCATCCGCATTGCTTCCTCTTTTCTGTGACGTAATGAGGCCGCACGCTTGTCGGCAATTGCACGTAATTCTAACATTGCCCACCCACCCCCTCCACAGCGCCCTTCGTGTGTCCCATCAGCGGCTGTACAGCACAGAAAAGCAGCCGGAAGAGGCGGCGGCAGGAGCGGCGGAGCAGAAAACGCCCGCAGCCTCGCCAGAAGTGGAGAAGCTCACCAAGGATCTGGCCGCCGCCAAGGAACAGAACGCCGAGCTGCTGGACAAGTACAAGCGGTCCCTCGCCGACAGCGAGAACATGCGCAACCGACTGAACAAGCAGATCAGCGACGCCAAGATCTTCGGCATCCAGAGCTTCTGCAAGGACCTGCTCGAAGTGGCGGACACCCTGGGCCATGCCACGCAGGCGGTGCCCAAGGATAAGGTACAGCTTTTAATTCAGGATTTTCTTAGAGAAACACTAATTTTGTAAGGCCTTGGAGGGTTGAGATAACCTATTCCCATTTCTAGAAATTCTTACTTAAAGATctgaatatttttctcaacTGCATTCTTAGTCTTTTtaacctttggatttgtatacATCATATTTAAGACAATTTCGAAAGTCAAAAGTGGTTCCCATCTTCCCAATTAGAATTccctgtatattttattattattatatcttaGCGTTCTAGGTTTTAGAAACTTATGAATTAATACGTTGGTCAATCAGtcagtttaaagttaaattaaagataccatACAAATAGAAACCTCTAATGTACATATCATTATAGTAAAATGAATTTACGCAAACATTTCCGAAAGATGTATACAAATCGTTTTCACTTTCCCACAATCTATTTAAAAGTATATTATACTATTATAGAATGAGTTTTGTTTACCTTTTCACTTAAATTACACCAAGCAATGTATAATATAAAGTTAATGGGGTTAATAATATTCCTCAAATTTCATTCAGATTCAGAATCTAGATAGATTTTAGCACCATTCCAAAGACACCCTTTATTAATCCCCAACTTGTTTACAGCTCAGCGGCAACGCTGACTTGAAGAACCTGTACGAGGGCCTCACCATGACTCGCGCCTCGCTGCTGCAAGTGTTCAAGCGACATGGCCTGGAACCCCTGGATCCCATCAACCAGAAGTTCGACCCCAACCAGCACGAGGCTCTGTTCCAGAAGGAGGACAAGACCGTCGAGGCCAACACCGTGGTGGAGGTGACCAAACTGGGCTACAAACTGCATGAGCGTTGCATACGGCCCGCCTTGGTGGGCGTGTCCAAGTGTTGATAGCCAAGCGGCTGCCCAGCGGCGTGCGAAATTCCCAGTCCCCCCCGAATTCCCCCAAGAAGGAACCTCCAATTTACATGGCCTCGCTCTCGGttatttgcaatttgtttTCCACTGCAAAATTCATGTACGTAAACCCCGTGTAAATACAGCCTATCCTCAAATGCATCCTTCGGGCAGCGCTTGCGAATTTAAAATTCCTCCTAGTTTCTAAGAGATCTGTGACTGGATTCGATGACCACAATTTGTACCACACGCGTTGCCATCGAGTGTTCCACTTTAAGGTTTAATTACGATAATAAAACATGTGTTAGTTTGTTGAAATGAAGCGGAGTTTTCGTTTGGGTCGTAGAAACCTCAAGTAATCCTGTTTGTGTAGGCCTCCTTCtgatttctttcattttccccGCTTTCGATCCCCTTCGAAATGTGAAACCCTCgagaaaaaccatttcttttgTCAACAAAATCCAGGTAGCGAAGGGTAATCACATTCCTGTTCGTCGCGTAGGTGGGAAATTCAATGGAAAATCGAGTTTTTCTATGGCCCAGCAGGTAGCGCTCACCCAGGAATTCAGAGAAATACAAGATTCTAGCTCGAGATGCATTTATATTTCGAAAGATTTTCGAGCTCTGTTGGTTAGTTGTCCTTAAACATTTGAAGTGAACGGAATGATTGGCGTGTTTATGCGTTTTCTCTGGTCGTTGGCCATGATGCAGTGCATCCACGCTAGAGTGGCAATGCGTCCACTGTTCTACGGCCAGGACAGTGCTATTATAGTGGACATCAATAGAAAATTTCCACCCAGGCTGGACTCCAAACTACAGAATGCCTTGTACTTCAACATGCCGGTTTATAAACTTATTAAACCTAATGTACCTACGACAACTACGACCACCACAGAGGCTCCAAGTTCTGACTATCCAGCTGATCTTCTGGATATAGCTCACAACAAGCTGGGCCTGAAAAATATACCCAGCATTGAGGAGCTGGGCGCAATGATTGGCACGGATAACGTGAGGGAAACCATCGATTATGTACGCAATTTGGCCGGTTCTGAAGAAGGTCTGGCGCTGATGAAACAGTATCTGGACACATTGAACTTcgaggaggcggcggaggaggagaatGTGGCGGAGGTCAAGGAGGCGgctgatgacgatgacgaagATGACAATACCATGGACAATGCCAGCTATTTTGAGATGCCTCAGGAGAAGCCAACGACCGCAGCTCCCAGTTCTGAAGTAAGCCTAATGAAGCGCATCGGTGACCTTATGGAGCAGTACAATCCGTGGTCAGGTCAGGCCATTACCACGCCATCTCCTCCGTTTATCGCTCCGCCAACCGGTGCGTTCCAACCCGTTTTTGTGGCTCCTCTAGCGAGGAGTACGAAGCAACCTATGCGCCCCATCTTGGTCAGGCAACCGCTGCCCTATCACTATCCCATTCCGTTAAGACCAGTGGCTTTGCCCACCATCAAGCCGATTGAAGTGccccgcagcagcagcacaccGGCACCCAAGCCACATCTCAATACGCCCAAAAGGCACGAGGAAGCGGTGGCGGTCACATACTCATCCTTGCCTCCACACGTCCAGCAGATCGCCAAAATGGCCAATATCCCGCTAGAGGTCGTAGAAAGCTTCCTGGAGCGGCAACCCAAGCTGGCGGAGCTGGCCAAGCGGTTGAGCACCCTGGCACTGAGCCCGGAACAAACCCAGGCCATGAACTCCCAGGTGCTCAAGGCCGTCCAGAACGCACTGACCAAGAACGACGACCTCCAGCGACTGATCGAGGCTTCCCAGGCCCTTAAGTAGGCCAAATGTGCAACTAGTCTTAATACCatttcaaagaaaataaatttcctataaacaaactatttttgtatatctttttatattgctatttttttatggtttttatgTTCTCAGCTCAGGAATGATTGACTATAATTATAGGGGAGGAGTTAAGTAAAGCTAAATTTGTATTACGTTTATATCAACTGAAATCATTTGAAAGGGTTTATATGGGGCAGTAATAATTCTAGAATGTATTAActttaatgaaacaaaaaataattcgaaattctAAATAATTCTAAGGGCTTTACagacaaatttatatattagaaAAGTTGGTCGATTTGTTGTTACCTATAGTACCGTAGttgaattatattaaaattacccTTGATTCAAAAGATATAATAAACCaactcaaaaatatatataaataattttttttcaaattttattttatttattttctaaaattttgtaCTTTGTACTGGAATAGACTACAGAGTCGAGGccgaaattttttaatttttttattttttcataaagaaatgtgaaatgccacaattcttagcaaaaggttACACTCGAACATAgttgttaatttaataatttaaactgTGGAAGTACCTCAAAACGCGGAGACTTTATCAAAGATGTGAGCCAACACGTTATTAAATACTACCTAATTTTTCTTGCGATTCTTGCATAACAGAagcatttttgtaaatattgccACCGTTAAAAAGTTGCTGAAGCGCTTagaactttaataatttaatatgtatttgttcaacaatttaaataaaatgcaaagccACAAAATCAGCAAAGCATGTGGTATGATTGTTGATGGAATTTCTATATGTCCTTAAAAATAGCACTCAATTGCCCTGAAAAATGGGCAAGTGAGCGTGCATAggacaaaacaaaattgtattaaatggggaaaaatctttattcttttaaactgtttgacaatttaaatgaaatgcaaaACCAATGAAATAGTCAGGCATTTGGTAAGATTGTCCGTGGGTTTCCTATATGTCCTTAAAAATAGCACTCAATTACCTTGAAAAGGGGGCAATTGAGCGTGCATAGGACACACAAAGTATTATCAAATGGAATGGaaaatatctttttatttgtttgacaatttaaatgaaatgcaaaACTAATGAAAAAGTCAGGCATTTGGTAAGATTGTCTGTGGGTTCTTTATATGTCCTTAAAAATAGCACTCAATTACCCTGAAAAATGGGCAGTTGAGCGTGCATAGGACAACACGTGGTTCTAGAAAGTGAGAGATAAGTGCACATCTCCACGAAAAATATAACGATTTTGCTCGAGcgaagtaaaaaattaaagtgacgTCAGCAGTGTGACCTTTTACGGTGACCAAAAATATGCCTAACCATCAGAGGTGTATTTAGGGCTGTCCACTCGTAAAAAAGCTAAACTAGCGTTTTATAGCCAGAAAATTAAATCGCGTTGCCAACTTCCTAAGGTGAAGTTCGATAAGGAAGAAATCGGGAAACCAATTCAGACAATAATATatgaattcaaataaataaaccccAAAGTTTCTTTCCCTATGTTAAATAAACAACTTAAAATTAACTTCTTACTTttggtttgtttacttttcgaTTGTCAACAAACACAGCTGACTGACTCCTAATAACGCGGTCACTCtgaaaaaatacgatttttgtATATGAGTAATAGTCTTTATTGACAAAACAAATGTGCATTTCGTAGTCAAAATGACGGATTTCCAATGGCCCTGGGAGTACACTTTCCCCCCCTTCTTCACGTGAGTACCAAGTAGAATATTAACCAGCAGTTGGATAATCGCAGGTCTTGTAGATTACAGCCCCACGAAGAAACCAGACAGCAGCAGCTGAAGGTCTGGACAGATCTGTTTCTCAAATACCTCAGGCACACGAATAGGTTTACGCTCAGCATTGGGGACCAGAACTCCCCGCTGTTCCACAACGAATCTTTGAAGCGCCGCCTCTCGCCGGAGCTCGTCCTGGCCATTCTGGCCGAACTGGAGCAGACGGGGCATGCGAATCCGCTGGACAAGCGCCGCCAGGAGTGGCAGGTCTACTGGTTCACCCTCGAGGAGTACGGCAACATGGTCTACGACTGGGTGCAGGAAACCGGCCAGACGAACACCATCTGCACGCTGTACGAGATCGCCGCCGGCGAGAGTACCGCCCAGCTGGACTTTCACGGCGTGGACGAGGCGGTGCTGCTCAGCGCCCTCCGGTTGCTGGAGGAGAAGGGTCGGTGCGAGCTAATCGAGATGGACGGCAGCCACGGCGTCAAGTTCTTCTAAGTGTCCATTGTATTTGTTAACTTTGTCCTGCGAATTATGTTTCCCTTTATTGAAGAGTAAATGAATGTAAATTTAACAGCGATCTTCATTTTATCTTGGAAAAGGAAACGGAGATCCCTTTAGTTAAGATAAGTGACATTAAAGCAggaagatttttattttaaaaagactactgcgatattttgttttaaacgtcaaaaataacgttcttttaactcttgtccacaaagtatatgcatgtaaaaaaatctggaaagcaaataaacttttatttgtttatgtctataaagtgcataaaaaccagtcaaactgttgattaaaacttgtacaaatctcagtaggccatttataataaaaatctcaaatatcGCTTATTTACGGTCCGTGCATTAAAgggttacaaatatttttctagttgaaatattttttatatttttcaaaaacaaagtaTGACCATATTTCGTGAACCATTCACAATAGCGGACTCTGCTTGCCCGCGCGGAATGCGAAAGAGAAGAAAAAGAGTTGGCAGCCCTAGCGCATCTTTTTGAGAAATTGGAGTGAAATTCAGagacaaattgttttttatataaacacaaGCTAAAGATCACTGCAGAACATGGATGACATGATGCGGGCACTCGACTGGCTAAAGGTCAAAGCGACGCTGCATCACGCTGCCCTGGCGTCCAAGGAGTGCAAGGGCAGGACGCTGGGCGAGGATCGGGAGCCCCTGTGGGTGGCGGGCAGTAGGAGCACACCAGAGGCATCCCCACTGCCGGAGGAGCTGCCAGCTGCCAAGGAGGAACTGCACCTGCCTGTTACAATCGATTCGGAGCCCAGCATTTCCTGCTTTCCCGACGCACAGGCCATTAATGCCAGCATTGTGCGACGGGAGCTGGCCGCCGAGGGCAAAAGGTGCGTGCGCCAGCAACTAAAAGCGCTTAAGGACAAACAGGACGCCCTTCGTCTCGCGCGGGATTCCCAGCacaaggaggaggagcgccAGCGCGATCTGTTGCAGCAGAAGGCGCTGCGGGAACGGAGGGAAATGCAGCTCATACAGCAGGCCGACCAGCTCACAGCTGCCCAACTGGAGGCCCAGCAGCGGGAGCAGTTGATCCTGCGCCAGCAGACCGACCAGAAGCTCCACAAACTGGCCCTGGAGGGCGTGTCCCGCTGCCAGAGGCGCTTCAACCATAAGTACGAGGGCATCGCCCGGATACTCCTCTCACTGGACAAGGAAACAGTGCAGGTGTGCTCCACGCAAAACACACAGCTCAAGGAACTCGGCCAGAAATTCGAACAGCTCGTGAGCAGCGTAAAGAAGGGCAACTGCGAGATGCAGAGCCAGTTCCTCTGCTCCATTATCAAGGCGGAGGAGTACTGCCGCAGCCTGGACGTCCTGGAGCTGGACATAATCAAGCAGCTGGCCGAGTTCTCGGAACAAatacagcagcagctgcaaatGGAGGCGGCCAAGAAGCTCGAGGAGGAGCGGCAAAAGCAgcaggcggaggaggcggagcgTCAGCGCCTGGAGAGGGAGGAGTTGGAGGCCAGGGagaagcagcaacagcagctggcCGAGACGGAGGCAGCCAAAGTTCCCGCACCAACGGAGCCGAAAGCCCAGGAGCAAGTGCCACAAGCCAGCACAGCCAATTGTGTGCATCCGGATAGACTGAAGTTCTACAACGACATACTCTCGCTGTACCAGGCCAAGGTGGATGCAGTGAAGCCGCTGCAAACGGACGAGTCGCTCAAGGCTTACCGCACTGGCTGCCAGCGAGCCATCAACCTGCCCCTCAACGCCATCTCGGCCGTAAGTCCGCAGCATTTGGCTCAGAACTTTGACAAGCTGTACAGCTTCTTCGCGGGCCAGCCAATAAAGGTGATGAACGGTTCCACAATCACCATTAACGATCATCCGCTCGCCCGCGACTATTGCATGCTGCTGATGGCCAAGAAGTTTGTCAGCCAAACGGAAACAGCCATTTCGAGCAATCCGCAGGCGGCCTTTCCCTTCGCCTCGGTGATCGTCACCTTCTGGAAGCTGCTGCCCGATTTCGGCAAGGTCTTTCTGGCATACATGTACAAGGAGTCGCCCTTCCTGGTGCCCTACGTGGTGCCCCAGCAGCAGGGACAGACGGCGGAGGCGTACCTAAGGAGCATCGGTTATCGGCTGACCGAGAAGAACGAGCTGGAGAAGCCCGATATGTTCCTCAAGCGCCAGTCGGGAATAGCTCGGCTGTATGCCGCAGTGATTATCACCGAGGGACGCAAGGCAGCCGGCAGTGAACCGTGCTTCGAGCTGGAGGAGGGATGGCTCTGGCTGGCGCACATGGTCAATGTGAAGCCACTGCCCGACATCAGCGCCACTCTGATCATGGAGATCCTGCAGACCCTTGGCTTCGAGCTGTGGCGAACGTACGGCAAGCAGTTCGTGAAGCTGCTGCTGTACATTCAAAACATCTACGTGCCACAGCTGGCGGCCTACGACGAAGGCGGTCCCAAGACGCGGCTGGAGATGCTCCTGGCCAAGTTCCTGCGCGAGCGCCAGATTCCACAGGCTGTCGGAGTCTTGCCGCCCGGTTTTTGGTAGTCGTAGCCTTAAtttagtttgttttgtttagtaaTTTCAATGTTCGTAACCCTTACCTAGTTAATAAACTGCATACAACGAGTCTTTTTCCAGAAATGCAACAATTGAAAGCCACAACTTTATTGATTGAGGGTAGCTAAAAGGCAGAAATCATTTTATGAACTCATTTCAAACAAACTACAGTGGCGGAGGTCTAGtcatcgtcctcgtcctccagATCCAAGTCATCCAGTTCGCCGGCCAGATCGACAAAGAGATCCTTGTTGATGGGGGCGGCATCGTTGGCGGGTGCAGACGACGACGAGGGGCCATCC from Drosophila takahashii strain IR98-3 E-12201 chromosome 2R, DtakHiC1v2, whole genome shotgun sequence encodes:
- the Roe1 gene encoding grpE protein homolog, mitochondrial, giving the protein MAAKAALPLQMFGRRLVQLRSSVTAQNLSALRVSHQRLYSTEKQPEEAAAGAAEQKTPAASPEVEKLTKDLAAAKEQNAELLDKYKRSLADSENMRNRLNKQISDAKIFGIQSFCKDLLEVADTLGHATQAVPKDKLSGNADLKNLYEGLTMTRASLLQVFKRHGLEPLDPINQKFDPNQHEALFQKEDKTVEANTVVEVTKLGYKLHERCIRPALVGVSKC
- the link gene encoding uncharacterized protein link; this translates as MIGVFMRFLWSLAMMQCIHARVAMRPLFYGQDSAIIVDINRKFPPRLDSKLQNALYFNMPVYKLIKPNVPTTTTTTTEAPSSDYPADLLDIAHNKLGLKNIPSIEELGAMIGTDNVRETIDYVRNLAGSEEGLALMKQYLDTLNFEEAAEEENVAEVKEAADDDDEDDNTMDNASYFEMPQEKPTTAAPSSEVSLMKRIGDLMEQYNPWSGQAITTPSPPFIAPPTGAFQPVFVAPLARSTKQPMRPILVRQPLPYHYPIPLRPVALPTIKPIEVPRSSSTPAPKPHLNTPKRHEEAVAVTYSSLPPHVQQIAKMANIPLEVVESFLERQPKLAELAKRLSTLALSPEQTQAMNSQVLKAVQNALTKNDDLQRLIEASQALK
- the Vps25 gene encoding vacuolar protein-sorting-associated protein 25 — protein: MTDFQWPWEYTFPPFFTLQPHEETRQQQLKVWTDLFLKYLRHTNRFTLSIGDQNSPLFHNESLKRRLSPELVLAILAELEQTGHANPLDKRRQEWQVYWFTLEEYGNMVYDWVQETGQTNTICTLYEIAAGESTAQLDFHGVDEAVLLSALRLLEEKGRCELIEMDGSHGVKFF
- the Gle1 gene encoding mRNA export factor Gle1 — its product is MDDMMRALDWLKVKATLHHAALASKECKGRTLGEDREPLWVAGSRSTPEASPLPEELPAAKEELHLPVTIDSEPSISCFPDAQAINASIVRRELAAEGKRCVRQQLKALKDKQDALRLARDSQHKEEERQRDLLQQKALRERREMQLIQQADQLTAAQLEAQQREQLILRQQTDQKLHKLALEGVSRCQRRFNHKYEGIARILLSLDKETVQVCSTQNTQLKELGQKFEQLVSSVKKGNCEMQSQFLCSIIKAEEYCRSLDVLELDIIKQLAEFSEQIQQQLQMEAAKKLEEERQKQQAEEAERQRLEREELEAREKQQQQLAETEAAKVPAPTEPKAQEQVPQASTANCVHPDRLKFYNDILSLYQAKVDAVKPLQTDESLKAYRTGCQRAINLPLNAISAVSPQHLAQNFDKLYSFFAGQPIKVMNGSTITINDHPLARDYCMLLMAKKFVSQTETAISSNPQAAFPFASVIVTFWKLLPDFGKVFLAYMYKESPFLVPYVVPQQQGQTAEAYLRSIGYRLTEKNELEKPDMFLKRQSGIARLYAAVIITEGRKAAGSEPCFELEEGWLWLAHMVNVKPLPDISATLIMEILQTLGFELWRTYGKQFVKLLLYIQNIYVPQLAAYDEGGPKTRLEMLLAKFLRERQIPQAVGVLPPGFW